In Amycolatopsis sp. FBCC-B4732, the genomic stretch CCGCCGTCGCCGTCGGAGATCCAGCGGCTCAAGGACGCCGGCGCGAAGGTCGTCATCACCGTGACCACGCCCGAGGCCGCGCAGCGCGCCGCCGACCTCGGCGCCGACGCGCTCGTCCTGCAGGGCTTCGAAGCGGGCGGGCACCGCAGTCTCTTCACCGACGACGCCCGGCTGCCCGGCGGTGGCGCGGAATACGGCGTGCTCGCGCTGCTGCGGCTCGTCGCCGCGCGGGTCGACCTGCCGCTGATCGCGGGCGGCGGCCTGGTGCACGGCGCGGACGTCGCCGCCGTGCTCGCCGCCGGGGCGGTGGCCGCCCAGCTCGGCACGGTCTTCCTGCGCGCGGACGAGGCCGGGACTTCGGAGGCCCACCGGAAGGCGCTGGCGCTCGCCGAACGCGAGACGGCGTTCACCCGCGCCTTCAGCGGCCGCCCGGCGCGCGGGCTGGTCAACAAGTTCACGGACGCGCTGTCCGACGGCGCCCCCGCGGCCTACCCGCAGCTCAACCACCTGGCGGGGCCGGTGCGCAAGGCGTCGGCCAAGGCGGGTGACCCGGAAGCGATCTCGCTGTGGGCCGGCCAGACCTACCCGCTCGCCTACGACGCCTCGGCCGCCGTCATCCTCGAGCGGCTGAAGGTCGAGGCGCGCGACGCCGCCGCCCGCCTCGACCGCATCCGCTAGTCCGTCTTCCCGGCCTCGGGAGCGCCGCCGGTGCGGTTCAGCACCGAATTCCGCCGGCTGTAGAGGAAGTAGACGATCATCCCGAGCACGAACCAGACGGCGAACCGGATCCAGGTTTCCGGCTGCAGGAACGTGATCAGCCAGAGCGAGAACACGATGCCGATCGCGGGCACCACCGGCATGCCCGGCGTCTTGAACGTCCGGGGCAGGCCGGGCTGCTTGTAGCGCAGCACGATCACCGCGACGCAGACCACGACGAACGCGAGCAGGATGCCGATGTTCGTCAGCTCCGCGGCCTCGCCGATCGGCAGCACCCCGGCGATGACCGCCGACGCACCGCCGAGGATCCACGTCATCCGGCTCGGCACCTGCCGCTTCTCGTTGGTCTTGCCGAGCCACGCCGGCAGCAGGCCGTCGCGGCTCATCGAGTAGCCGACGCGGGTGGCGCCCATCAGGAACGTGAACAGCACGGTCAGGATGCCGATGATGGCGCCGATCGCGATCACCGTGGCCAGCCCGTCGAGACCGACCGACTTGAACGCCGTCGAGAAGCCGCTCTTCGGGTCGATTTCGGTGTACTTCTGCATGCCGGTCAGCACCAGGCAGGCCAGCACGTAGAGCACCATCGAAATGCCCAGCGAGTAGAGGATCGCCTTCGGCATGTGCCGTTGCGCGTCCTTGGACTCCTCCGCGGCGGTGCTCATGGCGTCGTACCCGAAGACGGCGAAGAACACCGTCGCCGCGCCGGTCACCGCGCCGCCGAAGCCGGCCGGGGCGAACGGCGTGTAGTTGCCGGTCTTGACGTAGAAGAAGCCGACGAGCACGACCACCAGCACGATCAGCACCTTGATGCCGACCATCGCCGTCTCGAACCGGGCGGCGCTGCGGATGCCGCGGTTGAGCAGGTACGCGATGAGCAGGCAGAGCAGCGCGGCGAAGAGGTCGACCTTGTGGCCCGGCCCGGTGCCGGGCGCGCCGAGCATCCAGGCGGGCAGGTCGAGGCCGAGCTGGCCCAGCAGGAAGCTGAAGTAGCCGGAGATGCCGATGGCCACCACCGCCACGATCGCGGTGTACTCCAGCAGCAGGTCCCAGCCGATGAACCAGCCGACGATCTCGCCGAGCACGGCGTAGCCGTAGGTGTAGGCCGACCCCGCTTTCGGGATCAGGCCGGCGAATTCGGCGTAGGAGAACGCCGCCGCGGCGCTCGCGACGCCCGCGATGAGGAACGAGATCAGCACGGCGGGGCCGACGCCGGGGATGCCGGCCGAGTCGTCGCCGTGCGCGACACTGCCGGCGAGGGCGAAGATCCCCGCGCCGATGATGCCGCCGATGCCGATGGCGGTCAGTTGCCACAGCCCCAGGGTGCGTTTGAGGCCGCCGGCTTCGCTGGTGTCCTGGATCTGGTCGATCGGCTTGCGCCGGAAGATGCCGGAGCTGGAGCCCAGGCTTGGAGCGGACATCTTCGTCTCCCGAACGTCGGTGTACGAGCCCGGATCACGGACCCAACGGGGGAACCTACCGCCAACTCCGCGTGAAGACAGCGTGAGCGGATCAGCCCGCCGCGGTGTCCTCGCTCACCGCTTCCGACGCCGTCGCGGCCGCGCGCTTGGCCTGGGTGGTGCGGACCGCGCTCGCGGCGAAGTAGGTGAGCAGCTCCGCGATCTCGACCGGGTCGTCCAGCTGCGGGCAGTGCCCCCAGTCCTCGCGCACCAGCAGCCTGCTGTGCGGCACCAGCGTGTGCAGCTGGCGCCCGGACGCGGCGGTGACGAGCTTGTCCTTGCCGCACGCGACGACCAGCAGCGGGACCTGGACCGAGTCGAGGCGGTAGGCGTCGGCGAGCTCCGCGACGAGCTGCCGCGCCTGCTCGAGGCGGCTCTTGGTCGCGCGGTAGTCCGGGAACAGCGCGGTGAAGCGCTGCACCTGCGCCGCGTCCGCCGCCGTCGAGTCGGCGTAGAGCAGCCGCGGGACGAGCTGCTCGGCGACCTTGCGCACCAGGAACCCCGGCACCGGGACCGGCAGGGACGAGTACAGCCGCAGGGGCAGCGGGTAGCGCGCCATCGTCCGGATCAGCCACGAGTCGACGAACCCCGGCGCGGCGATCGAGACGACGCCGGAGAGCGCCAGCCTGCTGTTCTGCGCCGCGCGCAGGCTCATCGTGCCGCCGAGGGAGTTGCCCGCCAGCACGACCGACCCGAGCACGGCCTGTTCGCGGACGACGGCGGTGGTGAAGGCGTCGAGCTGCGGCAGCATCGGGCCGGGCCGCAGCGGCTGCGCGTCGCCGAAACCGGGCAGGTCGACCGCGATCGCCGGGATGCCGGCGGCGGCGAGCTGCTCCAGGGCGGGGCGCCAGGTGTCGGCGCTGTCGCAGTAACCGTGCAGCAGCACCAGGCGCGGCGCGGTGGGCCGCAGGTGCGGGACGGCGGATCTGCGCCGCAGCGAGCGGCGGGGGAGCTCCGGTTCGGGGCCGGTGTCGCCGACCTCGAGGACGCGGGTGCGGACGCCGGCGTAGCGCCGGAAGGAGACCCGGATGGGATCCGGATCACTGCTGGGCCGGCCGCCCGGTCCAGCCGGAGCGGGCCGCTTCGTCGCGGTCATGTTTACAGATTAGCTTGCCGCCCTTGGGTTTTGGTCGAATATGGGTGCTAACGACCAGATCTCGATCCGAGTACGTTGACAATTCACCAAGTGGACGGTACAAGCGGTGACCTGGGCGGGCCGGGAGCCGATCCGCCCAGGTCAGCGCGTCAGCGGGTGAAGACGATCTTGCCGGCGGTGTCGCCGTCGAGCATCGCCTGGAATCCCTTGGCTGCCTCTTCGAACGGCAGTTCCTGCCCGATCTGCGGCCGCACGCCGGTGATGTCGAGGTAGGCGAGCAGGTCCGCGAGCTCGTCGCGGGTGCCCATGGTCGAGCCGGAGACGCGCAGCTGCAGGAAGAAGACGCGCTGCAGTTCGGCGCCCGCGTCCGGGCCGCTGGTCGAGCCGGAGACGACGATGATGCCGCCCGGCTTCAGCGACTTGACCGAGTGCGACCAGGTCGCCTTCCCGACGGTCTCGAACACGGCGTCGACGCGCTCGGGCAGCCGCGCGCCCGACTCGAACGTCTGGTGCGCGCCGAGACTCGTGGCCAGCGCGCGCTTCTCCTCGGTGCGGCCGGTCACCCAGACCCGGAACCCGGCCGCGCGGCCGAGCTGCACCAGCGCCGTCGAGACACCGCCGGAGGCGCCCTGCACGAGCATCGTCTGGCCCGGCCGCAGCCCGGACTTCACGAAGAGCATCCGGTAGGCGGTCAGCCACGCCGTGCCCATCGTGGCGGCCTCGGCGAAGCTCAGCGCGGTGGGCTTCGGCACGACGTTGCGGGCCGGGACGATCACCTGGTCGGCGAACGTGCCCTGGTGCTTCTCGGTGAGCAGGGTGCGCTTCGGGTCGAGGGTGTCGTCGCCCTGCCAGCCCGGCGCGTTGATCACCGAGTGGAGGACGACCTCGGAGCCGTCGTCGAGGGTGCCGGCGCCGTCGCAGCCGAGGATCATCGGGAACTGCTCCGGCTTGATGCCGACCCCGCGCAGTGTCCAGAGGTCGTGCATGTTGAGGCTGGCCGCCTTGACGTGCACGCGGACCCAGCCGTCCGGCACGTCGGGTTCGGGTCGCTCGCCGACGACGAGCGAGTCCAGCGGGCTGTCGGCGTTGGGTTCCTGCGCGTACACGGCGAACATGTCCAGCAACGTACCGCCCCAGGCACGCGGGGGCAGCGGAGCGCGCGTAGGCTCACACTGTGTTCAACGGGCTTGCCGACTGGTGGGACGGGGTCGAGCTGTGGCTCGCCCAGGCGTGGTTCCCGGTCCAGTTCGTGCTGGTCATGGTGGTCGTCGTGCCGCTGTGCCTGGCCGCCGCGTGGGTGCTCGACAAGCTCGTCGGGCTGTTCGCCAGCCGCCTGACTCCGGGGCGTGACGACGACCGCTCCGACGGGTCGGCATAGGCTCGCGCACCATGTTCAACCGAAGGCGGATCACCGCCGCGCTGATCGGGCTCCTCGTGCTGGTGCTGGGGGGCTGGCTGGTCAAGGACGCCGTCGGCGGCGGCTCGTCGTCGCCCGCTTCGAGCAGCGCTCCCAGCTCGTCTTCGAGCACGCCCGCCAAGGGCGGCGCCACCGTTCCCGGGTCCGACTCCGGGCTCCCGCTGAAGGCGCTTTCCGCGTTGCCCGCCCAGGCCGCGGACACGTGGAAGCTGATCGAAAAGGGCGGGCCGTACCCGTACCCGCGCAACGACGACGTCGTGTTCGAAAACCGCGAGAAGCGCTTGCCCGGCAAGAAGTCCGGCTACTACCACGAGTACACCGTGAAGACGCCGGGCAGCTCCGACCGCGGCGCGCGGCGGCTGATCACCGGGCAGGCGCACGAGCTGTACTACACCGGCGACCACTACTCGTCGTTCGTCGTCGTGGACCCGGCCCGATGAGCGCGCCGGAGCAGGCGAAGGCCGCCGCGGAGGCGGCGTTCGCCCGAGGTGCGTACCCGCACGTCGTGAACTCGCGGCCCACTGTGGACAAGGTGAGCACGCTGAGCGCGTTCGCCGATGCACTGTCCTTTCCGGACCACTTCGGGCAGAACCTCGACGCGCTCTACGACTGCCTGACCGACCTGTCGTGGCTGCCGCCGGGGGAGCACGTGCTGATCTGGCCGGGCTCGGACGCGCTGCGCAAGGCCGAACCGAAGACCTACCTGGCGATCCGCAGCGTGCTCTCGGACGCCCAGCGCGCGCTCGGCCCGAGCGGGCGCAGCGCCGGTTCGTGGCGGCTCACGGTCGTCCTGCCGGACGCCTGAGCGGCGTCCCCGCGCGCTTGACCGTGCGGATCACCGGCGCGCTCTCGAGGGTCTGCACCCCGCGGATCCCCGCGACGCGGCCGGTGAGGTAGCGGTAGAGGTCGCCGCCGTCCCGGCAGTTCACCATCGCGGTGAGGTTCGTGGTGCCGGTGGTGGCGACGGCGAACGACGTCTCCGGGTGGCTCGCCAGCGGGCAGGCGGGTCGTCCGTTCGACGAGGAGGAAGCCGCAACTGGTGATCTCACGCTCGTCAGGGACGAGGATGTGCACTTCGGCAGGTTCCGGGAACTCCTGGAGTCCCTGTCTTCGCAGTGCCCAAAGCCCGGTGAGCATCGCGTCGCCGCCACCGCGGATGAGAGCTGCCCGGAGGCGCTGTTCGTCGGTTGGTTCCGCCGGGTGCAGCAAAGATGATCCCCGGTGGCAACCGCCGCCAAGGGCCGCCGGGCAAGCAGCGGCGGTAGACGCTGCTGCGTTGCATACCGATCTCTTCGGGTTCGGCGGTGCGCACGACTTCCGGAGCGTTCTTCTGGCCGGCAACGATCGGGTGCCGCGTCCAGGTTCCTCTCTTCACGCTTCGAAGATCAGCGCATTTCTTGGTGAAAGGCCAGCTCAGGGCGTTGTGAAAGGTCCGCTGGTGTCGCGACCAGCCGAAAATCAGCCGCTCGTGATCCCCCGGCTCATGCGCCCCAATGTGGCGTTGGGTGCGTTGGACGCACCGAACGCCACATTGGGTGCGCTGGACGCAACCAACGCCACATTGGGGTGCTTCAGTCCTGCGGGACCCAGTTCGGCTTGCGCTTCTGGGCGAAGGCCAGGATGCCCTCCTGGCCTTCCTCGCTCGCGAAGAACTTCGCCGACAAGCCGAGCATCTCGGCGAAGCCGTCGGACGGCGTCGCGAAGCGGGGGCGGCTCAGCAGGGCCTTCGTCTCCGCCAGCGCCTTCGGGCCGCCGGCGGCCAGTGCCTTGACGAAGCGGGCGACCTCGGCGTCGAGGTCGTCGGTCGCCGAGTTCAGGAGGCCGATCTCGACCGCGCGGCGGGCGTCGAACGTGTCGCCCGTCAGGAACAGCTCGTGGGCCGCGCGCGGGTTGAGGCGGGGGAGGACCGTCAGGGAGATGATCGCCGGGACCACGCCGATGCGGACCTCGGAGAAGGCGAACGTCGCTTCCGGCACCGCCACCGCGATGTCGCACGCCGCCACCATGCCGATGCCGCCGGCGCGGGCGGGGCCGGCCAGGCGGGCGACGACCGGCTTCGGGCTGGTCCACAGCTGCTCGAGGATCTTCGGGAACTCGTTGACGCCCTGGTCGCCCGCGCTGCCGCCGCGGGCTTCCTTGAGGTCCATCCCCGCGCAGAACACCGGACCGGTGTGGGTCAGCACGACCACGCGCACGGCGTCGTCTTCGGCCGCCTTCGTCAGCGAGTCCGAGAGCTCGCGGCGCAGCTGCGCCGACAGCGCGTTGCGGTTGTGCGGGGAGTCCAGGGTGATCGTGGCGGTGCCGCCCACCACGTCGTAGTGCACCAGTTCGTCAGCCATGCCCGTCACCCTTGCACATTCGCCGCGGGTGGCCGGTGTTACGCGGGGCACAGCCAGCCGGGGTCACCCTCGTGGGCGGCCGCTTCCGGCGAGAAGTGCTGCTTCAGCGTGAAAGCGTCCGGCGTCGGGCCGTGGACGCGCAGGTGCCGGATCTTCGCCTCGGCCTCCGCGGTCGTCGGCCGGTGCCCGGCGGGGACCCACCAGAGCACGGTCATCGCCTCGCGGACGTGGTGGAACCACTCGCGGCGGCGCTTCATGATCGCGACGTGGTCGGCGGAGAACGCGAAGGCCGCGAGCGCCTCGACCGACGTCCACACGGACATGTTGACCAGCACCCCGGACGTGCCGCGGACGTCCCATTCGAAGGCGCGGACGGAGGTGGCGTCGCCGTCCTCGGTCTGCAGGCGCCAGACGAAACCCGGTGCGCGGTCGGCGATCGCGTTCAGCGGCTCGAGCGCGTCGACGAAGTCCCGGAAGGACTCGTCGTCGAGCGGCGCCTTCATGCGGCTGATGTTGACCTGAGCGAGTTCGAAGTTCCCCATGCGGCCACCCTACGGGCGCGACCCGCAGGGTGGCCGGGAATTTCAGCCGATGGTCGTCGTGGTGAAAACGGGGCTGGGGTTGGGGAAGCACGCCGTCGGCGCGGTGACGTCGCCGATGATGCTGCTCGCCACGGCCTTGAACGTCAGGCCCGGGTCGCTGTAGCCGGTCCCGGACAGCTTGGTCTCGATGGTGCCCGACTGGCCGGCCGTCAGGTGCGCGGTGATCGTGGGCAGCTCGAAGGTCGCACCGCCCGCGATCGGGCCGGGGAAGCTCAGCGTCGCGACGCCGTTCGCGACCGCGATGGCCGGAGCGGTGCTGCCCAGGCCGGAGCCGCCGGCGAGGTCTGCGCCGACGTAGGCCGAGTTGGCCGGGATGGGGAACTTGAGCGCGAAGGTGTTGATGTTCTTGACCTTGTTCCCGCTCACATCACCGGGCACGGTGTTCGGCGCCGGATCGATGACGACGTCGAAAGCACCGCCCGGAGCGACCGTGGCGGGCGCGGTGACGTCCGCGTCCTGGTTGAGCGACACCTTCTGCGGACCGACGATCGGGGCATCGGCCTGGCAGTCGAAGGTGACGGCGGTGGCCGCCTGCGCCGGCGCGGCGAGGGCGATCGGAAGGGCGGCGGCCGCGGTCAGAGCGGCGAGCCGGGAAAGGTGAAGAGCTTTCATCTGTATCCACCTACCTGCGGTTTCAAGAGGGGAGGGAGAAAGCTGCGCAGCGCTTAGATAGTTACCGGCAAGTTAAGTAGCACGTCAAGGATTTACCGTTCCCATGTGCGCAGGGTGACAGCAAATGTGAATAAGACTCGCCTTTTGGTGGTGTCGCCCGGGACTAGGCGTACTGGCGGAGCAGTCCGCTCACCGCGGACGCGTACCGGCTGACCACCACGTCCGCGACGCGCGGGTCGTCCGCCAGCGGGTCCGCGATGAACGCCTTCGGGTCCGCCTCGCGAGCCAGTCGCGCGATCCGGTCCGGCAGCAGTCCCGGCGCGAGGAACCACGACCCGACGATCAGGTGCCGCGCGCCCCGCTCCCGCAACCGGGCCGTCGCCGTCGGGATGTCCGGCTGGGTGGCCGATGCGAACGCCTCGCTCACCGGGATGCCCAGCCGCTCCTCCCAGCGCGAAGCCAGCGAAGCGACCACGGCGTTGGCGGACGCGTTGGACGACCCCACCGCGCTCAGCAACACCCCCGTGTCGTGGCGGCGGGGCGCCGAAGCCAGCCGGTCCAGGGCGACGGCCTCCAGGGCCGGGTCCGCGCCCAGCACGTCCGACACCCGGATGCGGAAGCCCGGGCACTCCGCGACGACCGCGGCGATCAACGCGGGCAGGTCCACCCGGGCGTGGAACGCGCTGCCCAGCAACAGCGGCACCACGACCGCCGTGCGGTGACCGGCCGAATACAACCCCCGCAAAACGTCCGAGACGAGCGGCTCCGAAAGGTCCAAAAAGGACTCGTGCACCGGCAGCCCCGGTGCCTGCGCGCGCACGACGTCCACGAGCGCCCGCACGGTCGACGCCGAGCGGGGGTCGCGGCTGCCGTGCGCCACGGCGACCAGGGGTGGCGTCACGAGAAGCGCTCGCCCACCAGGCCGGCGGCCAGGGTGTCGCCGTCCTTCGGGTCGATCACCAGGAACGCGCCCGTGCGGGGGCTGACGCCGTAGTCGTCGACGCCCAGCTCTTCGGCCAGGCGCAGCGTGACCAGGCCGATGTCGTTGAGCTCCAGTGCCGCCGGGGCGTCCACACTGGACAGCGTCTGCTCGTCGAACCGCGCGTGCAGCTCGCCGACCAGTGCCTGGACCGTGCGGGCGCCGTGCTTGACCAGCACCCGCGCGCCCGCCTTCAGGGGCTTCGACGACAGCCAGCACAGGGTGCCGGTGATCTCGTCGGTGACCTGGGGCGGGGCGTCCGCGGCCGCGATCAGGTCGCCGCGGGAGATGTCGATGTCGTCGGCCAGCAGGAGCGTCACCGACATCCCGGAGCCGGCTTCGGCCAGCGGGCCGTCGGCGGTGTCGATGCGCTCGACGCGGCTGCGGATGCCTTGGGGCAGCACGACGATCTCGTCGCCCGGGCGCACGGTGCCCCCGGCGATCTGGCCCGCGTAGCCGCGGTAGTCCGGGTACTCCGCCGTGCGGGGGCGGATCACGTACTGCACCGGGAACCGCAGCGCGGAGTCGTGCGGGTCCGGGGCGACCGGGACGTCCTCCAGGTGCTCCAGCAGGCTCGGGCCGCGGTACCACGGCGTGCGCTCCGAGCGGGTCGCGACGTTGTCGCCTTCGAGCGCCGACACCGGGATCGTGAGCACCGACCCGCGGGCGTAGCCCAGCGTCTCGGCGTGCGAGGCGAACTCCTCGGCGATCACGGTGAAGGTCGCCTCGTCGTAGTCGACCAGGTCGATCTTGTTCACCGCCAGCACCAGCTGCGGCACGCCCAGCAGGGCCAGCACGGCCGCGTGCCGCCGGGTCTGCTCGATGACGCCCTTGCGCGCGTCGACCAGCAGCACCGCCAGCTGCGCGGTGGACGCGCCGGTCACCGTGTTGCGGGTGTACTGCACGTGCCCGGGCGTGTCGGCCAGCACGAACGACCGCTTCGGCGTGGCGAAGTACCGGTAGGCGACGTCGATGGTGATGCCCTGCTCGCGCTCCGAGCGCAGGCCGTCGACGAGCAGAGACAGGTCCGGTGTGGACAGTCCCTTGTCGACGGACGCGCGCGTGACGGCGTCGAGCTGGTCGGCGAGCACCGACTTCGTGTCGTACAGCAGCCGCCCGACCAGGGTGGACTTGCCGTCGTCGACGCTCCCGGCCGTGGCCAGGCGCAACAGCGAGCTCATCAGAAGTACCCCTCACGCTTGCGGTCTTCCATGGCCGCTTCGGACATCCGGTCGTCGGCGCGGGTGGCGCCGCGTTCGGTGAGCCGTGACGCGGACACCTCGGCGATGACGTCTTCGACGGTGGTCGCGGCGGACTCGATCGCGCCGGTGCACGAGCCGTCGCCGACGGTCCGGTACCGCACGGTTAGCTCGCGGACCTCTTCGCCGGGCCGCGGGCCGCCCCACGGGCCTTCGGTCAGCAGCATCCCGTCGCGCAGGTACACCTCGCGCTGGTGCGCGTAGTAGATCGGCGGCAGCTCGACCTTCTCGCGGGCGATGTAGTTCCAGACGTCGGCCTCGGTCCAGTTGGACAGCGGGAAGACGCGCACCTGCTCGCCCGGGCGGTGCCGGCCGTTGTACAGGTTCCACAGCTCGGGGCGCTGCCGCCGCGGCTCCCACTGGCCGAAGGCGTTGCGGAGGCTGAAGATCCGCTCCTTCGCCCGGGCGCGCTCCTCGTCGCGGCGCCCACCGCCGAAGACGGCGTCGAACTTGTTCTCGGAGATCGTGTCGAGCAGCGGCGTGGTCTGCAGCGGGTTGCGCATCCCGTCGGCGCGCTCTTCGAGGCGCCCGTCGTCGATCCAGTCCTGGACCTTCGCCACGACCAGGCGCAGCCCGTGCCGCTCGACGACCCGGTCGCGGAACTCGATGACCTCGTCGAAGTTGTGCCCGGTGTCCACGTGCAGCAGCGGGAACGGCACCGGCGCCGGCCAGAACGCCTTGATCGCCAGGTGCAGCAGCAGCGTCGAATCCTTGCCACCGGAGAAGAGGATCACCGGCCGGTCGAACTCGCCTGCCACCTCCCGGAAGATGTGAATGGCTTCGGATTCCAAAGCCGCCAGGTTGTCCTGTGCCGCGTCGGTGGCGGGCTCCAAGGTCGTCATGCGTCCCTTCCTCAGCCGTGCAATCCGCACTCGGTCTTCGACTGACCCGCCCACCGGCCGCTGCGCGGGTCCTGGCCCGGCTCGACGCGAGCCGTGCAGGGGGCGCAGCCGATCGACAGGTAGCCGATCGAAACCAGCGGGTTTTCGAGGATCCCGTGCTCGCGGATGTAGCCGTTGAACTCGTCGTCGGTCCACGCCGCGATCGGGTTGACCTTCACCAGGCCGTTGCGGTCGTCCCAGGTGACGATCGGGGTGTTCGCGCGGGTCGGCGCGTCGACCCGGCGCACGCCGGTGATCCACGCCGAGTAGTTCGAGAGGGTCTTGCGCAGCGGCACGACCTTCCGCAGGTTGCAGCACAGCGTCGCGTCGCGCTCGTGCAGCTTTTCGCCGTACTCCGCGTCCTGCTCGGCGACGCTCTGCTCGGCCTGGGCGTTGACGATCTTCACGCCCGGGTAGACCGTCTGCACGGCGTCGCGCGTGCCGAGCGTCTCGGGGAAGTGGTACCCGGTCTCGAGGAAGAGCACGTCCACCTCGGGCTTCACCTTCGTCGCGAGGTCGATGAGCACGGCGTCCTGCATGTTGGACGCGACGATGAAGTCGTCGCCGAACGTGTCGACGGTCCAGCGGATCGCTTCGTCGGCGGTGGCGT encodes the following:
- a CDS encoding nitronate monooxygenase family protein is translated as MFDELAFPVIAAPMAGGPTTPELVAAVTEAGGFGFLSAGMLTPAALAAQIDRTRELTGGGFGVNLFVPQPDTGADIGAHRERLEAFAREYDVELGEPKWDDDNYPAKLEVVLEKRVPVVSFTFGPPSPSEIQRLKDAGAKVVITVTTPEAAQRAADLGADALVLQGFEAGGHRSLFTDDARLPGGGAEYGVLALLRLVAARVDLPLIAGGGLVHGADVAAVLAAGAVAAQLGTVFLRADEAGTSEAHRKALALAERETAFTRAFSGRPARGLVNKFTDALSDGAPAAYPQLNHLAGPVRKASAKAGDPEAISLWAGQTYPLAYDASAAVILERLKVEARDAAARLDRIR
- a CDS encoding APC family permease; the protein is MSAPSLGSSSGIFRRKPIDQIQDTSEAGGLKRTLGLWQLTAIGIGGIIGAGIFALAGSVAHGDDSAGIPGVGPAVLISFLIAGVASAAAAFSYAEFAGLIPKAGSAYTYGYAVLGEIVGWFIGWDLLLEYTAIVAVVAIGISGYFSFLLGQLGLDLPAWMLGAPGTGPGHKVDLFAALLCLLIAYLLNRGIRSAARFETAMVGIKVLIVLVVVLVGFFYVKTGNYTPFAPAGFGGAVTGAATVFFAVFGYDAMSTAAEESKDAQRHMPKAILYSLGISMVLYVLACLVLTGMQKYTEIDPKSGFSTAFKSVGLDGLATVIAIGAIIGILTVLFTFLMGATRVGYSMSRDGLLPAWLGKTNEKRQVPSRMTWILGGASAVIAGVLPIGEAAELTNIGILLAFVVVCVAVIVLRYKQPGLPRTFKTPGMPVVPAIGIVFSLWLITFLQPETWIRFAVWFVLGMIVYFLYSRRNSVLNRTGGAPEAGKTD
- a CDS encoding alpha/beta fold hydrolase; protein product: MTATKRPAPAGPGGRPSSDPDPIRVSFRRYAGVRTRVLEVGDTGPEPELPRRSLRRRSAVPHLRPTAPRLVLLHGYCDSADTWRPALEQLAAAGIPAIAVDLPGFGDAQPLRPGPMLPQLDAFTTAVVREQAVLGSVVLAGNSLGGTMSLRAAQNSRLALSGVVSIAAPGFVDSWLIRTMARYPLPLRLYSSLPVPVPGFLVRKVAEQLVPRLLYADSTAADAAQVQRFTALFPDYRATKSRLEQARQLVAELADAYRLDSVQVPLLVVACGKDKLVTAASGRQLHTLVPHSRLLVREDWGHCPQLDDPVEIAELLTYFAASAVRTTQAKRAAATASEAVSEDTAAG
- a CDS encoding zinc-binding dehydrogenase, whose protein sequence is MFAVYAQEPNADSPLDSLVVGERPEPDVPDGWVRVHVKAASLNMHDLWTLRGVGIKPEQFPMILGCDGAGTLDDGSEVVLHSVINAPGWQGDDTLDPKRTLLTEKHQGTFADQVIVPARNVVPKPTALSFAEAATMGTAWLTAYRMLFVKSGLRPGQTMLVQGASGGVSTALVQLGRAAGFRVWVTGRTEEKRALATSLGAHQTFESGARLPERVDAVFETVGKATWSHSVKSLKPGGIIVVSGSTSGPDAGAELQRVFFLQLRVSGSTMGTRDELADLLAYLDITGVRPQIGQELPFEEAAKGFQAMLDGDTAGKIVFTR
- a CDS encoding ribonuclease domain-containing protein, producing the protein MFNRRRITAALIGLLVLVLGGWLVKDAVGGGSSSPASSSAPSSSSSTPAKGGATVPGSDSGLPLKALSALPAQAADTWKLIEKGGPYPYPRNDDVVFENREKRLPGKKSGYYHEYTVKTPGSSDRGARRLITGQAHELYYTGDHYSSFVVVDPAR
- a CDS encoding barstar family protein; amino-acid sequence: MSAPEQAKAAAEAAFARGAYPHVVNSRPTVDKVSTLSAFADALSFPDHFGQNLDALYDCLTDLSWLPPGEHVLIWPGSDALRKAEPKTYLAIRSVLSDAQRALGPSGRSAGSWRLTVVLPDA
- a CDS encoding Lrp/AsnC ligand binding domain-containing protein, translating into MRSPVAASSSSNGRPACPLASHPETSFAVATTGTTNLTAMVNCRDGGDLYRYLTGRVAGIRGVQTLESAPVIRTVKRAGTPLRRPAGRP
- a CDS encoding enoyl-CoA hydratase family protein, encoding MADELVHYDVVGGTATITLDSPHNRNALSAQLRRELSDSLTKAAEDDAVRVVVLTHTGPVFCAGMDLKEARGGSAGDQGVNEFPKILEQLWTSPKPVVARLAGPARAGGIGMVAACDIAVAVPEATFAFSEVRIGVVPAIISLTVLPRLNPRAAHELFLTGDTFDARRAVEIGLLNSATDDLDAEVARFVKALAAGGPKALAETKALLSRPRFATPSDGFAEMLGLSAKFFASEEGQEGILAFAQKRKPNWVPQD
- a CDS encoding DUF3291 domain-containing protein, encoding MGNFELAQVNISRMKAPLDDESFRDFVDALEPLNAIADRAPGFVWRLQTEDGDATSVRAFEWDVRGTSGVLVNMSVWTSVEALAAFAFSADHVAIMKRRREWFHHVREAMTVLWWVPAGHRPTTAEAEAKIRHLRVHGPTPDAFTLKQHFSPEAAAHEGDPGWLCPA
- a CDS encoding cyclase, translating into MKALHLSRLAALTAAAALPIALAAPAQAATAVTFDCQADAPIVGPQKVSLNQDADVTAPATVAPGGAFDVVIDPAPNTVPGDVSGNKVKNINTFALKFPIPANSAYVGADLAGGSGLGSTAPAIAVANGVATLSFPGPIAGGATFELPTITAHLTAGQSGTIETKLSGTGYSDPGLTFKAVASSIIGDVTAPTACFPNPSPVFTTTTIG
- a CDS encoding sirohydrochlorin chelatase, encoding MTPPLVAVAHGSRDPRSASTVRALVDVVRAQAPGLPVHESFLDLSEPLVSDVLRGLYSAGHRTAVVVPLLLGSAFHARVDLPALIAAVVAECPGFRIRVSDVLGADPALEAVALDRLASAPRRHDTGVLLSAVGSSNASANAVVASLASRWEERLGIPVSEAFASATQPDIPTATARLRERGARHLIVGSWFLAPGLLPDRIARLAREADPKAFIADPLADDPRVADVVVSRYASAVSGLLRQYA
- a CDS encoding sulfate adenylyltransferase subunit 1 encodes the protein MSSLLRLATAGSVDDGKSTLVGRLLYDTKSVLADQLDAVTRASVDKGLSTPDLSLLVDGLRSEREQGITIDVAYRYFATPKRSFVLADTPGHVQYTRNTVTGASTAQLAVLLVDARKGVIEQTRRHAAVLALLGVPQLVLAVNKIDLVDYDEATFTVIAEEFASHAETLGYARGSVLTIPVSALEGDNVATRSERTPWYRGPSLLEHLEDVPVAPDPHDSALRFPVQYVIRPRTAEYPDYRGYAGQIAGGTVRPGDEIVVLPQGIRSRVERIDTADGPLAEAGSGMSVTLLLADDIDISRGDLIAAADAPPQVTDEITGTLCWLSSKPLKAGARVLVKHGARTVQALVGELHARFDEQTLSSVDAPAALELNDIGLVTLRLAEELGVDDYGVSPRTGAFLVIDPKDGDTLAAGLVGERFS